The segment TGGACGGTCACGCCGCGCAACACCGTCGCGCGGGTACCGATCCACACTCCGTTGCCCAGCAGAATCGGTGCATTGTCGAACTCGAAAGTGGGCGAGTTCCTGTCGTGACTTCCGGTGCAGAGCAACACTTCCTGCGATACACAGGTGTCATGTCCGATAGCGACGGGTTCGAGGTTGAGAATCCATGTCCCCTCGCCGATCCAACTGTCGGCTCCAACCGTGAGCTTCCAAGGCCAGTGAATCCGCACCCGGTGCCGGATAGAGACACCGGGGCCGATCCGGGAGCCGAACATCCGAAGAACGGCGATACGAACAGAGTTGGGGCACCACCACCTCATCACCAGGGCACCTGAAATCAGCAACCAGCAGGCTTGCACCACCCGGCCGCGCCCCTTGTCGTACCCGTCGCCTCGAAACCCCGCCAGGGAGCGAGTAGGGCCAGAGCCGTTCGGGTTGTGGGTCACTGTTCTGCCTTCCTCGCCACAGCAGCGCCAGCAAGCATGGTGGTGCCTGGTGCCACATCACGAAACACGACGGCATTGGGACCGATTCGGCATCCGTCGTGCAAGGTGATGGGACCGGTGACCACCGCACCGGGTCCGACGGTCACGTCGTTGCCGAGCGTGGGTCGACCGTGCACCGAATAGCCGACCACCGCATTCTGGTTGATCCAACAGTTGGACCCGATGGATTCGGCCGATATACATGCGGCATAACCGTGTTGAATGAACAGACCCGGGCCGATCGCATCGGCTTCGAGAATCAGCGTGGGCTCACCCCTGTAGAGCGCGCGGAGGATCGCCCGTACGGGCAAGGGGGCACTGCGCAGGCGGTAGTGCAGAAGGGATCTGAATTCACGCAACGCGCTCGACAGGTAACAGAATCTCGCGAAGGGGCCGAGGTCGTGCAGGTCGGCGATACCGACGCAGTCGATCCACCGGTCGACGTCTGCACGCACCACCTCGTCTGCGCGTGCGAGCGCGACTCCCAACCTGAGCGGATACGCGTACACGTAGCCGAGGCGCAGGAGCCACACCTTGCTTCTGGAATACGCCATCTAGTGGTTCCTCCGGTCGCTGGTGCTCTCGACGATACGACGGGCCCATGCTTCGA is part of the Rhodococcus sp. SBT000017 genome and harbors:
- a CDS encoding serine acetyltransferase — protein: MAYSRSKVWLLRLGYVYAYPLRLGVALARADEVVRADVDRWIDCVGIADLHDLGPFARFCYLSSALREFRSLLHYRLRSAPLPVRAILRALYRGEPTLILEADAIGPGLFIQHGYAACISAESIGSNCWINQNAVVGYSVHGRPTLGNDVTVGPGAVVTGPITLHDGCRIGPNAVVFRDVAPGTTMLAGAAVARKAEQ
- a CDS encoding putative colanic acid biosynthesis acetyltransferase; protein product: MTHNPNGSGPTRSLAGFRGDGYDKGRGRVVQACWLLISGALVMRWWCPNSVRIAVLRMFGSRIGPGVSIRHRVRIHWPWKLTVGADSWIGEGTWILNLEPVAIGHDTCVSQEVLLCTGSHDRNSPTFEFDNAPILLGNGVWIGTRATVLRGVTVHDNAVVGATTLVHRDVPAGAVLKAPL